The stretch of DNA GCACCTGCTGACCGAGCGAGATGCGGGCTTCTTCGGGAAGGCCCATCAGGAGGGGCGTTTCAAACAGGCCGGGTGCAATGGTCATCACCCGAATACCCGACCGGGCCAGGTCGCGGGCAATAGGAAGCGTCATGCCGACAATGCCGCCTTTCGAAGCCGAATAAGCTGCCTGACCCATCTGCCCGTCGTAGGCTGCTACCGAGGCCGTGTTGATCAGCACGCCCCGTTCACCCTCCTGGTTAGGCTGGTTTTGCTCCATTGCCAGAGCCGACAACCGAATAACGTTGAATGTGCCGATAAGATTGATGGCGATGGTTTTTTGAAAAGCCGACAGCGAGTGCGCACCATACACGCCATCAACTTTGCCAATCGTTTTGCGGGCCTCGGCAATACCAGCACAGTTGACGTTGATGTGCAACCCACCGAACGTCTCAACGGCCAGATTGACAGCCGCCTGCACGTCGGTTTCGCTGGTGACGTCGGTTTTCTGAAACCGTACCGACTCTCCAAGTGCTGCGGCTAACGCCTGACCGCGTTCTTCGTTCAAATCAGCGATGATAACATTGGCACCGTGTTGCGCCAGCATGTTGACGGTGGCCTCGCCCAGCCCCGATGCACCTCCCGTAACGAGGGCCGTAGAATTCTGTAGGTTCATATCTTTTGTCAGGCTCAAACGCCATTCGGCAAAAAAGCTATCTTAGAGGTACAAACAACACGGCATCGGCCACAACTACGCCCGACGTGCCTTCATTGCTTAGCTCAAGATACGGCTTTCCAGTCGTGAGCGTGTGTTCGCCGAGGTTAATCCAGTCGCCGGTATGCTGTTGCTGGTCAAGCGTGATTTTTTGAACGGCTTTGCCCGTGTTGAGCCGCACGGTTATGTTATTGGCTTTATCGCGGTCCCGCGTTCCGGTTTGCGACCCGTGCTCGTCAGGATTGCCGCCCCCGCCTACCCGGTTAGGGTTGTAAACGTATACTATGTAACGGCCCGGTCGGTTATCTGGCAGCAGAAACCGTACCGACATGGGTTCTTTGGCCGGTTCGGCAACCAGCATCGACGTGCCATATTTGCCGCCATTGGTTTCCCGCAGCCAGTTGCCTTGCCGAACTACCCGCTGTGCGTCGTCATTATCGATTAGAATTTCGGGCTTCGCGCCATTCAGGAGCGGATTTTGCGCCAGTTGGTTTTGCAGTTTTTTTACGTCGATGTCCTGCACGGCTTTGTTTTCATCGATAGCCTGACACGCAGCTAAGGCCGACGACTGGGCCAGCACCATAAACACGGGTTCCATCCGAATGGAACCATAAGCTATGTGAGTGGCCGACAAGCAAACGGGCACCAGCAGATTTTGAATGCTGCCACGCTTTGGCACCAACGCCCGGTAGCTGACGGGGTAAGGCGGAAAGCCACCCACCTGCACGTCGCCCTCGTTCTTAACCATAGCCTGCCCATCTTTTTCGACGATAAGCCGCTGACAATTGTGTGAATCCATTGTATAAGCCGCCATACCAACGCCATCGGTCACGGTTGTTTTGCCTTCGCAGTTGGCCTGCGTCATCACATAATCGCCCACCATGCGCCGGGCTTCGCGGATATACAACTGGTGCGAGAAATTACCGTTGTCGGTATATTCATCTTTTGGATAGCCCCAGTTCAGCATTTCGTCGCGCAGATGTTTGGGTACGCGCGGGTCATGACCGATGAAATAAAACAACCCCTTCGTGTACTCTTCGTGGTCGCGGATTATTTCGGTTCGGCGTTCGTAACTGGCGTTTGGATAGTCGAAGTTAGCTCCGATCATGTCTGTCGAAAAGCCTCCGCAGTTGTTAATGTCCGTTTTGCGGTTGGGCATTATCACGAAGTGCATCAGGTTCCAGGTCAGTTCTTTCGGCTCGTGCTTCTGAATCTGCCGAAGCAGCAACGTATATTTGGTGGAGTCGTAACCAGCCGGGCGGGTAATCGGAATCCGGTTGGCGGGGTTGTCGGTCAGGCACATGCGGTAGTTGTATGCCTGTACTGAGGCATCGCCCGTACCATTGGGTTGCAGTTTGGCCGAACTAATGCCGTAGAGCAGACCGCTTTCGGGCTTGCCGGGAACAACATACGGATCAACACCGTCGGGAAACTGATGTTTGTCTAAAAGCTGAACGCCATTCCAGGTTTCGCCGTATTGGCTGTTGGCTTCGCGCCCAACCGTAAACGCTACGTCTGCCTGCGCCATCAGATCGCCTTCATACGAACAGTCGATAAACTGTTTGGCCCGAATCAGACCGCCATTATCGGGTTTTGGGCTGGTTTTTTGCAGAAACAGCCCCACAATTCGGTTGCCTTTTTTCTCGACGCCAGCCGCCCGGTGGTTATACAGTACAGTTATATTGGCTTCGGTAACGTATTGATTGAAAATCTGTTCGGCTACGTGCGGCTCAAACGTCCACTGCTCAAACTTGCCGTAATGCCTGCCGATACGGCGGTAAAAATCCCGTGCCAGCCCCGTAATTGCGAACTTATTGCCAATGTCGGTGGCACCCAGCCCGCCCGAACTAAGCCCGCCGAGGTGGCGTCCCGGCTCGATCAGCACCACTGATTTGCCCGCTTTTTTGGCTGCATAAGCCGCCATGACACCCGCCGAAGTGCCGCCGTACACGCAAACGTCTACCTGCGCTGGCTGAGCGAGGAGCGAGAAGGGAAGAAGGAATAGGAAAAGTGTTCTCATAAAATTGCCATTAATTCCCGCCAGTGTTGAATATCATACGTTGGCGGGTCGGCCACTAAAGTACCGGAAGGGTTGTAAAATACCGTATCCATCCCCACGCCCTTTGCGCCCAGAATATCGGCTTCATAGTTGTCGCCAATCATCAGGCTTTCAGAAATGCTGGCTCCGGCAGCTTGCAGGGCATACTCGAACACCAGCGGATCGGGTTTTTTAGCGTTGGCATTCTCGCTCGTAATCACATTCGTAAAATAATGCGCTATTTCGGCACTGTCCATCTTTACAGCCTGAATTTCAGCAAATCCGTTGGTAATGATGTGCAGCGTGTAGCGGCCCTGAAGATGGTCGAGCAACTCCCGCGCCGATTCCAGCAGGTGGGGCTTTCGGGGCAGTAGCCGCAGGTATTCAGCGTTCAGATCGTGTTGAACGGTTGCTTCGTCGATACCCAGCGAACGGTATACCATCGGGAAGCGGTGTTCGCGAATGTAGCTGTGGGCAATCAGATTTTTGTCATAATCGGCCCAGAGTTTTCTGTTGATCGCGATAAAATGACGGCTAAACTCCTCCGCCGACGCAATGCCTACCTCCGTCAGCCGAAATGTCTCGAACAATTCGGCCAGCGATTCGGCAGAGTTACGGTCAAAATCCCAAAGCGTATGGTCGAGGTCGAAAAAAAGGTGGCGGTACTTCATAGAAGAGTTGTAGGGTTATAAGGTTATAGGGTTATAAAGTTGCTCCGCCCGATTAGTTGCGCCCACAACATTACAACCCTATAACCTTACAACTGTATAACGTCAAAAATCGAGTTTAAGCCGCTCAACGGGCTGATCGTTCACTAAATGACTTTCCACAATTTCGGAAACGTCGTTGAGTTGAACATTACCGTAATAAGTGCCTTCAGGATATACGACAAGGGTGGGGCCGAAAGCGCAGGCATCGAGGCAACCCGTCCGTTGCGCCCGAATTTCTTTTTGCAGCCCGCGCTGCGTCAGTTCCTGCTTAAACGCTTCTACCAAAGCCAGACCGTGTTCGGTGCCGCAGCTTTTCTTGGGAGCGTCTTTCTGATTCGTGCAAATGAAAACGTGCTTTTTAAACTTCATGAGGGTGTTGTATTCGTTTGATAGCCAAAGATACACAGCATTCACCGCAACGCCGTCACCATTGCCCGGCCCGGCATGGTGCGATACCAGACAGTTTTGTGCGGTTTTAGCCCGGCAATGCGTTGCCATTCCTGAATTTCTTCAATCGAATAGTTACCTGCCGTACTGGTTAGCCCGTAGAACAGATCAGTGCTACTGCCGACCAATTCGGGTTTGCTGCCGGTTTCGGGCCGGATAAATTCATTCACGATAAACACACCCCCCGGCCTCAGAGCACGGGCAACTTTGCTGGCTACCAACTGATTTTGCTCCGGCGTAAAATGATGCGCCAGACTCGACAGCAGTACAATATCGTATTGAGCTTCGCCAAAATCATCGGTCAGGGCGTTGCCCGGCTGATGCCGAACGCGTTCGCCCATCCCCTGCCGGGCCAGTAATGGAGCGGCCTGCTCGATGGCTGGAGGCAGATCGAGAATAACGGATGTAAGACCCGGAAGTTTCTGGCACAAAGCCACCGAATGCTGCCCATGCGAACCGCCAATGTCCAGCATGGTTCGGGCTGATTTGGGTACCGGCACGCGCCGACCAAATTCGCGGGCTTCGGTGCTGCTGGCGGCTACCATTGCTTCCTGATAGTACCGCCACTGTTCGGGCGAAAGGGTATCGTGATAGTGAATGCCGCGTCCGGTTTCAAGGTAGGTGCCAAGATGAGCAAGCCAGTCCCACATTACCCGATTGTTGAATACCATCATACCGTGCACCGACAGCGGATCGCTCGATACGGCAAATCGCCGGGCCATGCGCGTAAGGGCGAAGCGGTTGTTACGAAACGTAAAATAACCCATTGCGGTGAGCAGGCCCATTAATTCGCCGAGGGCTTTCTGGTTTAGGTGTAGCACTGTTACCAGTTCATCGAGCGTTTTTGGCCCGGTTTTAACCGCGTCGAAAACGCCCCTGTCGGCAGCTTCGAGTACGGCCTTAGCCAGCACCGGCATAATCTGAGCATGAAGCAACGGAATAGGAGCGAGGTTGGCGCGCAGGGCCAGCCATTCAAGTGGATTTTCGGGCGTAATGGTTAGTTGCATGTAACATGCTTAACGGCTAATCTCAGGCAAAAGTTAACCCGAACAAAGGCGAAGGATTTTAGTTCTATTATATCCAACAGGTAGAGTTAATGTATTGACTCATTGGCCGATAGCCTGTAGAAAACGCTCAACGTGAAAAGAAATATACTAAGCGGTAGAGCCGCTGGTACACCACACCTTCTGTTGCCCGAAAAAAACCTCGTTGCGCACCTCACAGCGGGTAACAAAGATGCTTTCGCCCAACTGTATGATGTGTATGCACCAGCTTTACTGTCGGTAATTTGCCGAATTGTTGGCGATTCAGCCAAATCGGCTACCGTATTAGAGACGGCTTTTCGGCAAATTCACCAGCGTATTCCCACATATAAACCCAATAGTCAGCCCTTGTTCGTCTGGTTGATGGATATTGCCCGCCGTACTGCGCTTGATGCCGTTGCCGATGTCCAAAAACCTGCATTTCAGCCTCTCCAGTTATCAGCAACCGGCAGAATACGTGTGAGCCAAGCGGTCGCTGCTCCACCAGTAGCCACAACCGAACCGCACCTGAGCGAATTTTTGCAGGCGGTATTGCACAAAAACTGCACACCCGAAGAAGCAGCCCGGCTGCTGGGGTTGCCAGCCGACTCGGCACGGCAACAGCTACGTCTGGCAATGCTGCAATTTCGGGCGCAGCAGGTTTGATCAGGCTCGTTTGCCTTTCATGGCTACGGGCCGGGCCGGAGCTTTGCTGCCAGCAACGGTGTCGTGCTGAGTCATCGTAACGGGGTCCCAGCGTATCACTTTCTGTTTAAAGTAGCTTTCATTGCAGGCCAGCACCGGCGCGGCTGCCCGAAACCCAAACACGGGGTCTTCAATCGTTCCCTGGCTACCATCGCGAACGTTCTTGAAGAAATCGCCGAAATGCTTAGCGTGAGCGTCGTCATCTTTTGGCGCGTCGAACCGAACTTCTTTGGCCGGTTCGGCCACGCGTGCTTCGGGCGGATATTGTGCATCGTATTGTTTTCTGAACTCCTCCTGAACTTCTGGCGTAAAGGTAAAATAGCTGTCGTAGTTGCCATAGCCGGGGGCTAATGGTAGTTTTTTCTTGGTCAGAATCAGGTTGTCTTCCGAAAATTCGATCTGCCCTTCATTACCAATGATGCGCGTAACGTTGCTGATTTTGCCCGCGTTGGCGAAGTTGACCCGCAGCACCATCTGAAAGGCTTCGTGTTCATCGGTTTTGGGGTAATCCATCACGCTCGTCATTACGTCGGGCACGTCGCGGCCATCTTTCCAGTAGGCCAGATTCCCCGACGAGAAAATGCGCGTCGGGCCGAGCGAATTCGTTACGAAATGTACGCCTGTAATGAGGTGAACGAATAAATCACCTGCTACGCCCGTGCCGTAGTCTTTATAATTGCGCCACCGGAAAAACCGTTTTGCGTCGAATGGGCGTTTGGGGGCATCGCCCAGAAACCGGTCCCAGTCGAGTGTTGTCAGTGAGGCATCGGGCGGCACCGAGTAGTTCCACGCGCCGATGGCATTGAAGCGGTCGTTGTTCGATTCGATATAATTAATCTGCCCAATATCGCCTGCCTGCACCAACCGTTTTGCTTCCTGAAAAGCCGCGCTGCTGATACGCTGACTGCCTACCTGCATGGTTTTACCCGATTTCCGCCACGCGTCGATTACAGGTTTACCTTCGTTGATGTGCTGCACCATTGGCTTTTCACAATAAACGTGCTTACCCGCTTTCAGTGCTGCAATGGTAATGTGGTCGTGCCAATGATCGGGTGTTACCACCAGTACCGCATCGACGTCGGGCCGGGCCAGCACCTCACGAAAGTCGCGGGTAGTAAACAGGTCGGGATTCTGAAAAGCGGTTTTGGCGGTTTGCAATCGTCCGTCGTAAAGATCGGCTACGGCCACTAATTCTACGTCAGGATTACGCAGGGCCGCTTTAGTGTCGTAGTTGCCCTGGATACCCATGCCGATGGTGGCGATGCGAATTTTATCATTTGGGCTAACGCGCTTCAGGTTCGGAATATAGGCGGGCGCGTTGCCCAGCGCGGTTTGCAGCCCCCCGGCAGCGGTCAGGGCCGAAGCCGCCGAAAGGGTTTTTATGAAAGTACGTCGGTTGGCGTTCATGACGATTGCGGTTTTATGTAAAAGGGGCAGGCGGGGTAGGATTTAC from Spirosoma montaniterrae encodes:
- a CDS encoding 3-hydroxyacyl-CoA dehydrogenase, encoding MNLQNSTALVTGGASGLGEATVNMLAQHGANVIIADLNEERGQALAAALGESVRFQKTDVTSETDVQAAVNLAVETFGGLHINVNCAGIAEARKTIGKVDGVYGAHSLSAFQKTIAINLIGTFNVIRLSALAMEQNQPNQEGERGVLINTASVAAYDGQMGQAAYSASKGGIVGMTLPIARDLARSGIRVMTIAPGLFETPLLMGLPEEARISLGQQVPFPSRLGRPAEYALLVKSILENPMLNGEVIRLDGAIRMAPK
- a CDS encoding YjjG family noncanonical pyrimidine nucleotidase; translation: MKYRHLFFDLDHTLWDFDRNSAESLAELFETFRLTEVGIASAEEFSRHFIAINRKLWADYDKNLIAHSYIREHRFPMVYRSLGIDEATVQHDLNAEYLRLLPRKPHLLESARELLDHLQGRYTLHIITNGFAEIQAVKMDSAEIAHYFTNVITSENANAKKPDPLVFEYALQAAGASISESLMIGDNYEADILGAKGVGMDTVFYNPSGTLVADPPTYDIQHWRELMAIL
- a CDS encoding (2Fe-2S) ferredoxin domain-containing protein, whose translation is MKFKKHVFICTNQKDAPKKSCGTEHGLALVEAFKQELTQRGLQKEIRAQRTGCLDACAFGPTLVVYPEGTYYGNVQLNDVSEIVESHLVNDQPVERLKLDF
- a CDS encoding RNA polymerase sigma factor is translated as MKRNILSGRAAGTPHLLLPEKNLVAHLTAGNKDAFAQLYDVYAPALLSVICRIVGDSAKSATVLETAFRQIHQRIPTYKPNSQPLFVWLMDIARRTALDAVADVQKPAFQPLQLSATGRIRVSQAVAAPPVATTEPHLSEFLQAVLHKNCTPEEAARLLGLPADSARQQLRLAMLQFRAQQV
- a CDS encoding FAD-dependent oxidoreductase; translated protein: MRTLFLFLLPFSLLAQPAQVDVCVYGGTSAGVMAAYAAKKAGKSVVLIEPGRHLGGLSSGGLGATDIGNKFAITGLARDFYRRIGRHYGKFEQWTFEPHVAEQIFNQYVTEANITVLYNHRAAGVEKKGNRIVGLFLQKTSPKPDNGGLIRAKQFIDCSYEGDLMAQADVAFTVGREANSQYGETWNGVQLLDKHQFPDGVDPYVVPGKPESGLLYGISSAKLQPNGTGDASVQAYNYRMCLTDNPANRIPITRPAGYDSTKYTLLLRQIQKHEPKELTWNLMHFVIMPNRKTDINNCGGFSTDMIGANFDYPNASYERRTEIIRDHEEYTKGLFYFIGHDPRVPKHLRDEMLNWGYPKDEYTDNGNFSHQLYIREARRMVGDYVMTQANCEGKTTVTDGVGMAAYTMDSHNCQRLIVEKDGQAMVKNEGDVQVGGFPPYPVSYRALVPKRGSIQNLLVPVCLSATHIAYGSIRMEPVFMVLAQSSALAACQAIDENKAVQDIDVKKLQNQLAQNPLLNGAKPEILIDNDDAQRVVRQGNWLRETNGGKYGTSMLVAEPAKEPMSVRFLLPDNRPGRYIVYVYNPNRVGGGGNPDEHGSQTGTRDRDKANNITVRLNTGKAVQKITLDQQQHTGDWINLGEHTLTTGKPYLELSNEGTSGVVVADAVLFVPLR
- a CDS encoding class I SAM-dependent methyltransferase, which translates into the protein MQLTITPENPLEWLALRANLAPIPLLHAQIMPVLAKAVLEAADRGVFDAVKTGPKTLDELVTVLHLNQKALGELMGLLTAMGYFTFRNNRFALTRMARRFAVSSDPLSVHGMMVFNNRVMWDWLAHLGTYLETGRGIHYHDTLSPEQWRYYQEAMVAASSTEAREFGRRVPVPKSARTMLDIGGSHGQHSVALCQKLPGLTSVILDLPPAIEQAAPLLARQGMGERVRHQPGNALTDDFGEAQYDIVLLSSLAHHFTPEQNQLVASKVARALRPGGVFIVNEFIRPETGSKPELVGSSTDLFYGLTSTAGNYSIEEIQEWQRIAGLKPHKTVWYRTMPGRAMVTALR
- a CDS encoding Gfo/Idh/MocA family protein; protein product: MNANRRTFIKTLSAASALTAAGGLQTALGNAPAYIPNLKRVSPNDKIRIATIGMGIQGNYDTKAALRNPDVELVAVADLYDGRLQTAKTAFQNPDLFTTRDFREVLARPDVDAVLVVTPDHWHDHITIAALKAGKHVYCEKPMVQHINEGKPVIDAWRKSGKTMQVGSQRISSAAFQEAKRLVQAGDIGQINYIESNNDRFNAIGAWNYSVPPDASLTTLDWDRFLGDAPKRPFDAKRFFRWRNYKDYGTGVAGDLFVHLITGVHFVTNSLGPTRIFSSGNLAYWKDGRDVPDVMTSVMDYPKTDEHEAFQMVLRVNFANAGKISNVTRIIGNEGQIEFSEDNLILTKKKLPLAPGYGNYDSYFTFTPEVQEEFRKQYDAQYPPEARVAEPAKEVRFDAPKDDDAHAKHFGDFFKNVRDGSQGTIEDPVFGFRAAAPVLACNESYFKQKVIRWDPVTMTQHDTVAGSKAPARPVAMKGKRA